Proteins found in one Cetobacterium somerae genomic segment:
- a CDS encoding AAC(3) family N-acetyltransferase: MKSQIRGFIRRILNLKKNETINSGIERKKINIQKKFYKSKITKEKLKENIQKLGVRAGDNLIVHSSWRQFYNFLGTPQDVIEVLKEILGEDGTLIMPSYGENIRYFDVNKSKSNAGVITEIFRKLPGTLRSHCTHFSMSAYGKNSKYLTKDHFFSKYGFDKYSPYSKFIKLDNSKILFLGLGKEPTKISLFHCVSAELMENNKYFESLLSNVYNSKLVIEDQEYSKKMITRKSGHSNNNKNFKKIFREIKNKRYQKISNLEMVIIDAKEGFQKAREFAEKGIYCYK, encoded by the coding sequence ATGAAAAGTCAAATAAGAGGTTTTATAAGAAGAATATTAAATTTAAAAAAAAATGAGACTATTAATAGTGGAATTGAAAGAAAAAAAATAAATATTCAAAAAAAATTTTATAAATCAAAAATAACTAAAGAGAAGTTGAAAGAAAATATTCAAAAACTAGGTGTGAGAGCTGGAGATAATTTGATAGTCCATTCATCTTGGAGACAATTTTACAATTTTTTAGGAACACCACAAGATGTAATAGAAGTTTTAAAAGAAATTTTAGGAGAAGATGGAACTTTAATTATGCCATCTTATGGAGAGAATATAAGATATTTTGATGTAAATAAAAGTAAATCAAATGCAGGCGTTATAACAGAAATTTTTAGAAAATTACCAGGAACTTTAAGAAGTCATTGTACTCATTTTTCAATGTCTGCTTATGGAAAAAATTCAAAATATTTAACAAAAGATCATTTTTTTAGTAAATATGGATTTGATAAATATTCCCCATACTCAAAGTTTATAAAATTAGATAATTCAAAAATATTATTCTTAGGATTAGGAAAAGAACCTACTAAAATATCTTTATTTCATTGTGTTAGTGCAGAGCTAATGGAAAATAATAAATATTTTGAGAGTTTATTAAGTAACGTTTATAATTCAAAACTCGTAATAGAGGATCAAGAATATTCAAAAAAGATGATTACAAGGAAAAGTGGACATTCAAATAATAATAAAAATTTTAAAAAAATATTTAGAGAGATAAAAAATAAAAGATATCAAAAGATATCAAATTTAGAAATGGTTATTATTGATGCAAAAGAAGGATTTCAAAAAGCAAGAGAATTTGCAGAAAAAGGAATTTATTGTTATAAATAG